Genomic window (Syngnathus typhle isolate RoL2023-S1 ecotype Sweden linkage group LG19, RoL_Styp_1.0, whole genome shotgun sequence):
CAGCACCTTTCAGGAGCTGCAAGCGGCCTCCGCTGGCTCACTGTAGCGTCGTCCCCTACTGACCtggtgggcgggcgggcgcaccACTATTGCACTACGGCGGGCCATCCACCTTCCCAGCGAGCCGGTGGACGGTTGCGCTCGTGGAGACATTTCAACATCAGCATTTTGGGCGGGAAGGCCTCAGTCGCATACACTGTCCACCGAGAAGGCTTTTGTTTCCCTTCTGaagtgtatatttttttttagtctttcctaaaaaaaaaaaaaaaggaaaaaacctGCAAGCTGGAAAAACGGTATAAGAAATGGACGCTTGGGACggcgaacttttttttttttttttagattttgggGGAACAAACCAATGTTTGAGGTTCTTCTTGAACATGTTTTTATCGTTTCTTTCTACCGCTGTTTGTGTGCGAGGGGTTGGTGAGTAAGGCGTTTCTTTTTCCCCTCAGAGGAGCCTGCACTAAGATTTTAATTTTTCCCCGGGTTACTTTTTTATGTGTGAATGAATTGCCCACCGGGTGTACAGAGAGTGTCACGCATTTATCATGGCgctgttcatttgttttttgaccccagccccccgccccccctttgGCAGTTGCCTCTATACGGAATGTCACccactcttctttttttagaagcgcttttttttgtgtgtgcgtgtgtgtgcgcgagttTTCGCCAAAGCGGGAGggctaattttttttaaatctgtggaCCAATGGCAACAGTAGTGAAGGGGAACGACACGCAGGATGACAAATAAGgtagtgccccccccccacacacacacacaaacacacgcctgccacagcccccccaccccagccCACCCGATGATTGAATGTGATCTGCCATCATTGGTCAGGATTGTTGACAGCGCCCCCCGAGGAGATTTTTCCACGATTCTAAACACTGCTCTTGAACTCTGTTGACCCTGAACAATTGACTTCATGGAAAGGATTTCAATGCCtgcttggtggtggtggtggtgggggggtggtGCTAACTGTGTTAGCTCATCTGATGACTGTGGTGCtttagaccccccccccttccccgtcAGCCCCTCCTCACGCACACACTCCACaaccaacatttttttgggCCCCTCGTGTTCCAATGTCTCAAACTTTGCAATATTTGTGTGTACAGCAGTATTTTAATAAAGAATTCAAAAAGCGAGACAGCATCGTCACATTGGAAAAAATGCGTAAGGGCAGTCGAAAGAAAACCACACATTACAGCATAGGAATTCCTCAAAACTATCCATACAGATATCAGCATATAATGTCAGTGTAAGAAGGGCCTTTCCTCCCTTTGAGGTACCAATACAACCAGGAACTGTGACTTTTAGACTTGGCTAACTGTAATAATGGAGGGAGCTAGAAGGAGGGGTAAAATAGGTTGTAGTCGGGAGGAGGGGAGCCCCCCAGGTCCGAATCCCACCCGGATGACCCGTTGCTATGGAGGCGGACGGCTTCCTTGACGCCGTTGCTCCAGGAAAGACGCTGCAGCTCCTCTGAAGGTAGGACCATGCCGCTGTCGCAATCCTGAAGCACACGTCAAGTTTATTcaagtatttgtgtgtgtatatttgctTCCTCCTCACCTCAGATCTGTGACGCGGATCCTCGCAGGGCATCTCCTCaaatgtgtccagtttggccACCACGGCATGCATGTAACTGCACGGTGCAAGCACACCGCTCACATGGTCAACATTTGGATTGGTTCTTCTGTTCAACAATACATGACAAATGAAATGAAGCGATCAAATCATGGACAGTGGCGACCTTAAGTTAGTGACAGCAAGGGACGTTTCTCCGCTCTTCCGAGATTCCACCCGAGATCCCAGAGGAATCCAATTCTTCCCGTCCTGCCAATATAAATTCAACATTGTTGTCAATGTTAACGGCTTCCGATGACTCGTGTTGTTTTTTTGATATCGACCAGTTTGACCGTGGGGCGAAGCAGATCTCCGAGGGTGTCCGCCAGGTTGGAAAAGGAAGGTCTCTCGCTGGGCTCGGCCTCCCAGCAGGCCAGCATGGTGCTGTAACTGGACAGCCGCAAAACCACCACGTGAGCTCGGGACGGAAAGCCAAAGCCGACTCGCCGTGGCTTTCTCCTCACATGTCGGCCGTGCTGTACTCCGGCGCCCTCATCCTGGTTCCCGCCTTCAATCTGCGACAGAAGTCCTCGTCGGTGTGCAGGCCGGGATATGGTGAGGCCCCTACGGTACGTGTCGGCACGACATCACTCTCACCGAGTTCCCCTTGTGTCCAAGGGTGTCGTCAGCTCTTACCCAAAGAGAAGATTTCCCAGAGCAGGACACCAAAGGCCCACACGTCACTCTGAGTGGTAAAGACCTTGTCGAAGATGGACTCCGGAGACATCCACTTGAGAGGCAGGCGAGCCTAACAGCCGATCAGGTTAGAGAAAAGGCAAAGCAAAATGTTGGAACTGAAACAAAGCTGCTCGCatgcaatttgtgtgtgtgtgtgtgtgtgtgtgtgtgtgtgtgtgtgtgtgtgtgtgaatgcatGCGTACTCACGTCACCCTTTCGCACATAATCGGGGTCTTTGTAGATGTCCCTCGCTAGGCCAAAGTCGCAAATTTTGACCACCTTGTTGTCAGACAGTAAAACATTTCGGGCTGCCAGGTCCCGATGAATGCactaaagtggaaaaaaaaatcgaatcaaATGTCACGGATTGAAGATGATAAGGGGTCAGACCTTGCGGGACGCCAGGAAGTCCATTCCTCGCGCCACCTGGAAGCTGAAAGAGATGAGATCCTCCAGAAATAACGACGAGTCTGATGTGTCATCTAttggaaattgaaaaaaagaaaattccagATATGATAGACGCTTACAAACTattgctaataacaaaaaggcAACCACTGGCAGCAGTTACCTCCAATGTTTGTGTCATCATTCATTTCTCTCTGGATGTTGCAACTCTTCTTTCCAGATTTTCTTCTGGCTACCTGGAGCATATAAAATAGAAATCAAGTCTTCTCTATTGGAATTCAATCCAAAAGAAATGACATGACAAAGAATTTCGACTCACAAGAGCAGTAACTGGCATTCAAATGAATTGCGTTGAAAGTAGAATTGGATTTGAAATGGCGTTCATTTGCTCCTAACTCGAGCTATAAATGGAAAGTTGCGCAAGCAAGTCAAGGCATCCAAATTGAAGTTGCCGTGAGAAACTTGACGTGCCGTGTTTGGTTAATTGCGAGAGGCTCAGAGGAGCTATAGGGAAGTAACGGTGAGGCAGATAAGGTCTTCGTCTCAACCTCAACACAAGATTACAGAAGTGACTTTTTGCGCCAATGATTTGACCCTTTCGGTATTGCTTAACATAATGACAAGAGAGCCCGATAGCATCTTTAACCATTCAACAGCACAGTCACCTCAAACATCTCGCGTTTGCTTCTCAGGAAGCTGGACAGGTTTCCATGGCGACAGTACTCCACAATCACCATCAGCGGCCCTGTAATGCCAACACGCGCCACATCCGAATTCTCCTCAACCTGAGCCAAATCGTATTGCGTGCGGAATCACGATGGTCCACAAACCTCCCGGCTTGGTGCAAGCTCCCAGTAGGTTAACCACGTTGACATGGTGTCCGATGTAGTTGAGGATTTTCAGTTCAGTCACCAGGGCTTTGTGCTCGCTGACTGTGGCGCCCTCTAGCGGATGAAACGCCAAcatacatccatacatacatgGGGCGAAAACTACAATGCAATAGATTGAAGACCTTTTGTACCTTTGAGCATTTTAACAGCAACCGTCGTGCAGCTGGAAGCATTGTCCATTCCAAACGCAGCTGCCCGCACCACTTTACCAAAGGCTCCTCGGCCCAAATTCTTGCCTGCTTGACAGGAACACCATACTTGGAGTATTATTCCAAGTGAAGACTTGAAAGCTTCCCCCTAACCCAAATTCCCGCTTGGGTGTGTGACATGATACTCGCTTCTCGCCCATCCTGGAAGTGAGCGTCTGATAAGACACAACTTCCAAGGCCGTCAGGAGAACATTGGACTGACCACCACCCTTGTGGCTGATTAGTGTCAGTAAACACCCTCCGACTGGGCTTTTAATTACCCAGCCAAAGACAATACACTGATGAATGGAACCTCCCAACGATCATTTGATAAGAGCTATGAGAAAGTCGGAGGATCGCCGACGCCATCTCAATACATCCTCTGCTTACATTCCTGGGAGCAAACATAGGAGAAAAATACGCTACCTAATTTGAGACGCTCTCGAGGGAACTCCCACCGGTTGGGATCATACTGGAGTCGTTCAGACTGCTCCGGGACGGGGCCTTCTCCAGAGTCCAGTATGATGGACAGGTACTCGGTTTGACTCTGGGAATTGTCGGGCTGTAGAATGTAGGGACGCGGAATCCCGGTTAACCCGGGATTGCACAGGGGGTCGGGCTTCCTGACCTGTCGTAGTTTTCGGATCAGGAGCGTCAGGAGAAGCCACAGGAAGGTGGCCGCCACACACGTGCACGTCAGAGTGGGAATCTCCATGGATGGCGTTTCGGGCGCATTGACCCATATGTAGGCGGAGCTCTCCACGGAGCCCCTCTGGTTGCTGGCCTGGCATGTATACAAGCCCTGGTCCTCGGCGGTGATGCGCTCGATATGGAGCGAGCCCTCCTTTGCTGACATGGCAATACCTGACAATGGTAAAAGCCACGTGAGGATAAAGAAGTGCATTTGACATCGCGTAGCCATTCCATTCTTGGTTTTTACCAGATCCTGCCGACAGAGCGCGTTGGTTCTTGTACCACGTGACAGCCGGTGGCGGGACGCCCTCGGCGGGGCAACGGAGGCTCACCGAGCTGCTGACGTTGACCGTACGATCCGTCAAATTCTTGAGCAGCTCTGGAGGCTCCAGGGCTGAGCAGAAAAACAGAGGACGCAATTGCACCCCACTCGACACTAGGGGGCAGTGCAGGCGATTGTTGAACACCGGCAGAAACGCATCCCCGTGTGCTATCACTTCTCAATTCAATTCCGCTAAGGTCTCGCGCCGGCTAACCGAACTGCGATGTCTATCGCAGTTCCCTTTCCTGCTCCTGTACTGTACTTGATAAAAGCTTGAATTGTGTGTAGTTGTGATTGTCAAGTCATAAAGGAGCCATTGTATCAGAACAACAAATGCACCTACGACCAAACTATTTCGGTCACTATGACACATTGCTAttaactcatctgatttgaaccTCACTCACCCCGAAAGCcactcttctgtttttttcttacttGTGAAGGAAGTGGACTAATTCATTTTTTCTCACTGGTCACCCAGTGTGTGTGGGGCGATTCCCCAAGTGGGGGTCTGGACGGAGGAAGTGGACGTGTCGGGCGTTGATTGTTAGAGCGAGCGGTGCGCAGACATGAAGCAAAGTCACTTAAGCCAGGCGACTGGTTGTTGTTTCCCCCATCTTCGGACAACAATTGATGATTGTGCAAGCGGGGGCCTGACAGTGTCTGATTGGCTGATTGTTCCCGCGGCCCAGCGCAGGGGCCTGTAAATGTGGCATGGTGGGAAGTGCCATTGTGCGCCCTTCCTCCGGACCAGATCCCATTCCCACGTGAAAGAGGTACCGAGCAAAGGCAGGGTGGGGCCTAAGGAAGCCGAGGGGACCCGATTCCCAAAGTCcgtgagagagacagagagagagcgtggCTGTTTGTTTGGTTGCGACATACGTGCACAAAGACATCAGGATGTCCCGAAATAAGGAGGCCCTCGTGCTGGGATAATTGCAGCACTCTGCTTGCGAGCTTAACCAGATGACGGAAGCCTGGCAGTGGCTAAACGACGGAATCAGGAACTCACCTGAGACCCTCACCTGCGCCACCAGGTGGGCCTCCTGCCCCGTCAAGCGGTGGCGGGCGGCGCACATGTAGGCGCCTGAGTCTTGCGCGCTCAGGTTGCTTAGCGACAACAGCAGAGAGCGTGAGAACTCCCCCGTGGACGCTTGCCCGCTGAGGGCGGTGCCCCCGCCGCCGGCGGGATGCAAGCGTCGCCACGACAGGCTGCTGTACAGGTGCTTGTTGGCGCTGCAGGTGAGGCGCAGATCTCCGCCTTCCCTGGCGTCTTCCCCCTGGCTCAAGGCAAAGCCTCCTGGAACGTCTGAGAAGAGAGGTCGAGTGGttctatatatatttgttttgacCTAACCACAAATGGTACGTGGGCTCCCTCTACTGGTACGATAAAGGTAAAGACAGGTAAAGAGAGCCCCAATgattgtctcacacacacatctgggtgtggtgaaattggcCTCTGCATTTAAGCCATCCccgaagggagcagtgagcagcagcggtggcgccgccgcgcccgggaatcatttggtgatctaagccTAACCCAATTCCaagccttaatgctgagtgccaagcagggaggcagcgggtcccatttttagtctttggccgggcggccggggtttgaacccacaaccttccggtctcagggcggtgaacactctaccactaggaaTTCAAACTAACTAAGCTTCCCAGTCCAAAGTGGCTAGCCTGCTAGCTAACAGTACGCATTTCAGCGTCAAGAGCGCATGATTGAAATCATTCATTACTGCCATTGATCCGGGCAATAAAAAAGTCAATTGATTCGTCACTGCCGCAATTACAATCTAAACGTTCATGTTTGAATCAACGtactcttttttgttgttgtagttttctttcctttcaagGGCTCTGGCTACAACGAGAGAGAAGGCTTTGATTGCAAGTGGTGCCATTGGAGAAAGTAGCTGCCATTCACGGTGACATGTCCAAGCCGGCCGCCATTTTGGAGCACCTATCCATGACTATTGTGGCCAGCGTGAAGACGGCGAGAAAAAGTCTTTCTATTTACTTTAGCCCTTTGAAACTTCCCGCGGAAACGGCTCGAGAGCTTCCTGATGGCGGATTGTGTTTATCTTTCCCGAACACCCCGAGGCCTCCCGAAATAAAGCCGGGCTGCCAGTCCAAGGAAATGCGCCGTGCGAGACGGGGCTAGTGGAATGATAAGGGCCCACGGACGGGTTCCTGTTTCGTTCTCGCAAGCTCAATTGTACTCGGACGCGCTAAAGAGCAACACAATGAACCTCACCCAAATTTCTAGTGAAATACACAGTTCAACTTAATGAAGATGCTTTTCCGAATGGGACTTCTTTTCACGAGACtccgcctagcaacaagtgaccaGCTTGCTTGTGATTTTCCAATTTGTCATTATTTGTAGGTGTGCTCACCTGTGACGTAGAAGGGGATGTCCAGGTGGTCCAGTCCCACAGAGTTGGAAGCCACGCAACGGAACACACCTGACACCAGAGCCCGGGCCACGGTCGCAACACCCACCGTCTAAACGCACACGCACCTGTGAGTCCATTTCTAATCCGAGGACATGAACATATGTTAGTATCACGCTGGCGTGTCATGTTCCACCTTGGTCTTCCCCTGAAGCACTTCCTGTCTGTGGGTCACACTCAGGATGCGGTTTTGTGTGGACGTGGCGGGGAGCCCCTCGCTCACGGGGAGCCACACGGATGTCGGAGCTGCGCACCTTcagtgaggaagaggaggacactCAGCTGTGTTGACAATTCAGCAGCTGTACATACATGCGCATGCATACAAGGTATGACGGTTTCGGTCTTAGTCACAAATTGGCATCAAACACCTTCCGCTCTAAATATAGAGAGCCACTGTATTCCTTCACCGCTGCTCGATAGATACGCGTTACCGAGGAACCGTTTGGAAGCATTAGTGTCTCTGGATTCCGTCCGGTAGGAGGCCACGGGACTTCCTGTTTTGGACGGCTCAGAATGGCCTCCTGCTATTGTTGGACCCCAAACGTTCCATTTGAGGTCCGTTGTGCAAAGATACAAATATGTGCTAACTTTTAGCTTGTTGCTGACTTTTATGGATGTAACTTTGTGGACACATTGAATAGATCAAATGTTAGCTCTTTTGTCCATGAGGTGTTATTTTCGTTTCCCTGATTGCTCTTCCTTCTTGGATTGTACAATGTGTGCGGCCCACCCTgtgcgtcacacacacaccacacaccacacacacatgcgcgtcTGTGGTACTCTCACTccaaatggaaataaaagtgtAAGGTTTTGCGATAAAGATTTGTTAGTCACACAAAGACAAGTagacaagacacacacacaccaatcaCTCCACACCCActcagtgtatgtgtgtgtgtgtttgtacgtaCGTCTTCACTAACTACACCTAACTGTTCTTGTCTACAGCCCAAAATTACCACACAGATATTTAAAAGAACAATGCACATATATAAGTGAAGTTTAATGCAAAACAACATCAACTGTTacaaacaatttaaaaacaaatatgtttggACAGAgtcatacaaatatttttgctCATATGTAAGTTAGTTgtataaaattattaaatattagCTTCATATATTACTCATAGAACATCTTTATACAAGGGGCACATTTGCAAACTTGCACGCACCCATCCGTACACACACGCTTGCATGTCAAGTGTATGAAGGATAATTAGGACCACATGGGTGAGAGCAATGATAaagcatgaagaaaaaaaagttaaaaaaagaaaaatctctatacatatatatatatataaatataaatatacacaTTATACATTATTAGTACATATAAAGTACATATgtatattccccccccccccaaatcggAGTGGCCCTGTTCATCCTTCATGCAAACGGCTCATCGCTGTTTGCGACACACAGACAATTGGGGCTGTTCTAATCGCGACATAAATCTCTCGGCGGACTTCCTACATGGTAGGCGTCCGGCTTTTTTTCAACTATGAAACCTTGTGTCCACTCCCTCTTCTCTTTTTCCATTTCTTTctggaggaaaacaaacaaacaacaaaccgTAAAAACTCACAGCttctgtggatgtgtgtgtgtgtgtgtgtgtgtgggcggggCAGGGCAGGGGGGAGCAGGGTGTCAGGTCAGGGGTCGGGGGGTCACGCACCCATGATAGTACCACTCTAGGACACCAAAAAACAAGCAAAGCAGCTTCGATAGATGTGGCTGGTTGCATAGCATGGAAGAAATAAATAAGTGAAACAGGTGTCTCTCTATGTGTAAGTACGTATATGAGCCTGGTGTGCTGGGGCTCCACTGCTCAGCAGTGTTGCAAGTCCACTCCAGCTCAACAAGGCTTCTTCCACCGAGGATGCGGGATGCAAACGAGTACGCTAGTCACAAAAGGTTTGGAAGGTCAGGAAGACGCTTCAATGCACGTTGGAATGCAGTCGACAACTGGAAGAAGTGTTGTTGCATGTACTGGGAGAAATGCAAGTTTTGCTTTTAGGCTCATCCTGAACTCCCACCTTAATATACTTAACATTTTGCAACtagcgtatgtgtgtgcgtgtgcactggTGATgggggcggcagcagcagcagcagcagcagcagcagcagcagagttCTGGTGATGGGAAGATGTGTGTGAGGgtgggaaggggaggggaggggaggggggggggggggcgtctcaAGAATAGATCAAGTCTTTCGGAAGCAGCCCTGTGCCACGTTTGAAGACGAAGGGGACAATCACGCTGCTGGGAAGCGTCTCGCGTCGGGAGAGGAAGCCAAACAACGAGAGGAAAAGCGCTCTGATTTTCGCACAGGAAGCCCAGCGCGCCTCCTGCCCGGGCCTGATAAGAAGAGCTGCCATTCCCATGGCCGGACCAGCGCCGGCGGACCCCGCTATGTGCGGGGACCCAAAAGAGAAGAGCTCctgggcccggcccggcccggcccggcccctgGCGCCCGCCGGGCCTCCTCCGGCTCGGCGTCAAGCTTGCGGTGCAGCCGGGCTGCGAAGAACAAGTGAGGCCCAGTGAGGATCCGGCACGCAGcacaagacaagcacaggaTAAGCACAAACGGCACATTTAGCAAGAGTGACCTGCAAGTGTCCCGTCACTATTTAGCAAGAGTGACCTGCAAGTGTCCCATCACTATTTAGCAACAGTGACCTGCAAAGTGTGAGCAAAATGACTATTTAGCAAGGCTGGGATCACCATTTAGCAATTGTAGCAGTATAGTATGAATTTGAACTGCCTGCCGTACAAGTGAGAAACCATTTCGGAAATCTTCATGGGAGGGAGGCTGCGAGTTGCTCACGAGCGTGGTggaaagggagggggcgggcgcTCTTGCTTTTAGGGGTCAAAGTTTGAGTATGTGGATGATGTCACCGGCGTCCCTGCTCTCAGGTAACACTTAACCTCCGCGGCTGGCGCTCGCGAGCTACACAATACGTCTTTGACCCCCGAAAACCGTTCCGTCTCTTCTTGCCAAGTGTGCgtcttgcgtgcgtgcgtgcgtgcgtgcgtacgtgcgtgcggCTGGCCTGCTCCGATAGAAGAAAAAGCATCGGAGGATGTGCTGTGcaatcacaataataaacagGCCTCTCACCCTAAGCCCTCCGCAGGAAAGCCATTAAATCATCCACGTTTGATTTGGAAGGCAACAAATCGGGCCTGAGAGCACGGAACTGCCCTCTATTCaagtctctgtgtgtgtgtgtgtgtgtgtgtgtgtgttcctctcTCTCCTTTCAAGTCTCTCATGttctgtgtgagtgagtgagtgagtgagtgtttgAATGGACCATGCACACCACACTTTGCATTATGAagggattaaaaaagaaaaaaaagaacgcaAAGAAAGCGAAAAAGTGACACAATgagacacacgcagacacacaaagCGCACACGGACGTTCTGCCACATTCAGACACACATGAAAGCGCCTCAAAGGCATCTGTTGTCCTTACAAGAAGGAAACAGTGTCTGGACACATGCTGAAATAGACAAAACATGGCTTGTTTACTCAATCacacaatgcacacacacacacacgcacacaccatttAACGCACAACAATAACAGCAGAGGGGACgggccgctttttttttttttttttttactgtgacaTTTCAGCATTGTATGTGTATGTGGATGCAACTAaccgttaaaaaaataatatcagcAATAATTTGCATTCTAAGACGTCtcaaggacatttttttttttaacttggtagTCACTAATCAAAAACAAACCTAGTATTCTAAACCACCTTAAACGTGACATTgccaataaaagatgaaaaacagAACCCTCAAAATCAGAAAATCAACGTACGATTAAAAAGTGGTCTTAAAAGTCAcggcacaaacaaacaaacaaataatacTGATTGTAATCGAAAGGTTCGCCTCAAATTTGCCTTAAAACAAGCAAAGTCAATTTGGCCCGAATCAAAACGTCAGCAGGGGacagacaaaagcaaaagccTGCTCGATTCAAAAGGGCTTCCGATTCACCCTTTGCTAGCTGGCGTCAGTCAGGTGCGTACTCACAGGCCTTTGGGCGGACACGGGTGCCAGAGCCAGTGGAGGTGCGGCGCGGGGACGGCGTGGGACGTGCAGTGCACCGACCGTGGGCTCCCCCGGGGTACGGCGCCCGAGTCCCGCGACGACACGGCTTTCTCGCCGATCTGAGGACTCACTGGGACACGCAAATCGGCACATGTAACAACACAAAGCGAGACATTGCCGTCAAGGTCTTACCGTTGACCACCAGGATGAGCGTGAGGTTCTGGTAGAGTCCGTGCTCCTGGTTGTGGACGCGCACGGTATATTTGCCCGCATCTTCCTCGGCCACGTCGCGGATGACCAGGGAATGGC
Coding sequences:
- the flt1 gene encoding vascular endothelial growth factor receptor 1 isoform X5 is translated as MNFLLTFLLCGLYALFAKGADEEADGKYSVPVLEGTHRQLVLEINQTLELRCRGRWELSWSFPPDLPHERIRVEESRCGRAQRLHCSRVTLLGGSRPGHTGSFLCRYRHRAQQQASVYVYVTDSRQPFVDHSEMSPDVLYLKEKQPLVIPCRVTHPNITSTLVKFPNHSLSPDQRNIVWNSKRGFTIRSPTFYYIGLFFCQTLVDGVTHKSRIYIVHRPVSNILDVYLNSTGPVQALKGERLVLNCTATGELNTRVNISWDYPGKTSSSGSTSKRLLKHRTHMLFYNILTIPKLRRTDRGLYTCRVSSGNKTKQQKVTVSVYDRPFIRLKPRRGSVIEARAGQKSYRISPKLRAFPAPQVIWLKDGTVAAEQCSRYLLDGHSLVIRDVAEEDAGKYTVRVHNQEHGLYQNLTLILVVNVSPQIGEKAVSSRDSGAVPRGSPRSVHCTSHAVPAPHLHWLWHPCPPKGLCAAPTSVWLPVSEGLPATSTQNRILSVTHRQEVLQGKTKTVGVATVARALVSGVFRCVASNSVGLDHLDIPFYVTDVPGGFALSQGEDAREGGDLRLTCSANKHLYSSLSWRRLHPAGGGGTALSGQASTGEFSRSLLLSLSNLSAQDSGAYMCAARHRLTGQEAHLVAQVRVSALEPPELLKNLTDRTVNVSSSVSLRCPAEGVPPPAVTWYKNQRALSAGSGIAMSAKEGSLHIERITAEDQGLYTCQASNQRGSVESSAYIWVNAPETPSMEIPTLTCTCVAATFLWLLLTLLIRKLRQPDNSQSQTEYLSIILDSGEGPVPEQSERLQYDPNRWEFPRERLKLGKNLGRGAFGKVVRAAAFGMDNASSCTTVAVKMLKEGATVSEHKALVTELKILNYIGHHVNVVNLLGACTKPGGPLMVIVEYCRHGNLSSFLRSKREMFEVARRKSGKKSCNIQREMNDDTNIGDDTSDSSLFLEDLISFSFQVARGMDFLASRKCIHRDLAARNVLLSDNKVVKICDFGLARDIYKDPDYVRKGDARLPLKWMSPESIFDKVFTTQSDVWAFGVLLWEIFSLD
- the flt1 gene encoding vascular endothelial growth factor receptor 1 isoform X1, coding for MNFLLTFLLCGLYALFAKGADEEADGKYSVPVLEGTHRQLVLEINQTLELRCRGRWELSWSFPPDLPHERIRVEESRCGRAQRLHCSRVTLLGGSRPGHTGSFLCRYRHRAQQQASVYVYVTDSRQPFVDHSEMSPDVLYLKEKQPLVIPCRVTHPNITSTLVKFPNHSLSPDQRNIVWNSKRGFTIRSPTFYYIGLFFCQTLVDGVTHKSRIYIVHRPVSNILDVYLNSTGPVQALKGERLVLNCTATGELNTRVNISWDYPGKTSSSGSTSKRLLKHRTHMLFYNILTIPKLRRTDRGLYTCRVSSGNKTKQQKVTVSVYDRPFIRLKPRRGSVIEARAGQKSYRISPKLRAFPAPQVIWLKDGTVAAEQCSRYLLDGHSLVIRDVAEEDAGKYTVRVHNQEHGLYQNLTLILVVNVSPQIGEKAVSSRDSGAVPRGSPRSVHCTSHAVPAPHLHWLWHPCPPKGLCAAPTSVWLPVSEGLPATSTQNRILSVTHRQEVLQGKTKTVGVATVARALVSGVFRCVASNSVGLDHLDIPFYVTDVPGGFALSQGEDAREGGDLRLTCSANKHLYSSLSWRRLHPAGGGGTALSGQASTGEFSRSLLLSLSNLSAQDSGAYMCAARHRLTGQEAHLVAQVRVSALEPPELLKNLTDRTVNVSSSVSLRCPAEGVPPPAVTWYKNQRALSAGSGIAMSAKEGSLHIERITAEDQGLYTCQASNQRGSVESSAYIWVNAPETPSMEIPTLTCTCVAATFLWLLLTLLIRKLRQPDNSQSQTEYLSIILDSGEGPVPEQSERLQYDPNRWEFPRERLKLGKNLGRGAFGKVVRAAAFGMDNASSCTTVAVKMLKEGATVSEHKALVTELKILNYIGHHVNVVNLLGACTKPGGPLMVIVEYCRHGNLSSFLRSKREMFEVARRKSGKKSCNIQREMNDDTNIGDDTSDSSLFLEDLISFSFQVARGMDFLASRKCIHRDLAARNVLLSDNKVVKICDFGLARDIYKDPDYVRKGDARLPLKWMSPESIFDKVFTTQSDVWAFGVLLWEIFSLGASPYPGLHTDEDFCRRLKAGTRMRAPEYSTADIYSTMLACWEAEPSERPSFSNLADTLGDLLRPTVKLDGKNWIPLGSRVESRKSGETSLAVTNLSYMHAVVAKLDTFEEMPCEDPRHRSEDCDSGMVLPSEELQRLSWSNGVKEAVRLHSNGSSGWDSDLGGSPPPDYNLFYPSF